The DNA sequence CGCCCACCCATGACCCGGGTTGATCGAGCCATGCTTCAAACGATGCCCAGTCGCCATGCTCGTCCACGCGCTCAATGCGCAACAGCGCGCCGTCGGCCATGCCGTGCGCGACCGTGATCGGCTTGGCTCGCCGCGGGACGGAAGTGAAATCGACGCCGACTACGTGCATGAAATCAAATTAACGGAATTAAAAGACGGAAAAAGATTCAAACAGGCAGGAGCTTCCCGACATAAAGGATGCCAGATGAACATAGCGGCGCACGCGCCTCGTTTTTCTCACCGCCTGACCTGGTGCATCATCGTATTTATTGTAGGCATTGTCGTCGCCTGCGCCACCCTGCCCGACGTCGGCTATCTGCAAGCGCGCGAAGCGGCGCCGGCGTCCGCCCCGACCATTGTCAATGCCCACGGCGAACTGGCGCAAGGCAAGAAGCAGGCATTGCTGAACAACCTGGAGGACAAGACCGGCGCCTCCGACATCCTGACCAAGCATGTCGCGGTCGAAGAAGCGATCAGCGGCGCGCCGCTGGTGGCGGGCAACAAGGTCGTGCTGCTCGACGACGGGCCGATCACGATGCGCGCCATGATGAACGCCATCCGCGCCGCGCGCGACCATATCAACCTCGAAACCTACATCTTCGAGGACGACGAAGTCGGACGCGCGCTGGCCGACCTGCTGATCGAAAAGCAGGCGGCGGGCGTGCGGGTCAACCTGATCTACGACAGCGCGGGCACCATCGACACCGCGCGCGAATTTTTCGGGCGGCTGCGCGCGGCCGGCGTCAGCACGCTCGAATTCAATCCGGTCAATCCGCTGCACACGGGCGGCGACTGGGAACTGAACCAGCGCGACCATCGCAAGCTGCTGGTGGTGGACGGACGCATCGCCTTCACCGGCGGCGTCAACATCAGCAAGGTGTACGGCAAGAGTTCCTTCCTCAAGAGCCGGCGGCAGGCGCCGCCCAAGGATGCGAAGGAGGCTGCCTGGCGCGACACCCACATGCAGATCGAGGGTCCGGCCGTCGCCGAGTTCCAGAAGCTGTTCCTCGAAACCTGGCGCCGCAAGACTGGCCGCCCGCCCGGCGATGCCCACTACTTCCCGCCGCTGACGGCGCAAGGCACGGCGCTGGTGCGCGCCATCGGCAGCACGCCCGAGCACGCCGACTACACGATCTACAAGACGTATGTCTCGGCGCTGGCCAACGCCGACAAGACCGCGCACCTGACCACGGCCTACTTCGTGCCGGACCGGCAGATACTGCGGGCCATGCAGGACGCGGCGCGGCGCGGCGTCGACGTGAGCATCGTCTTTCCCAGCTTTACCGACGTCGGCATGATCCTGTACGCCGGCCGCGCCTATTACGACGAACTGCTGGAAGCGGGCATCAAGATCTACGAACGCAAGGATGCCATGCTGCATGCGAAGACGGCGGTGATCGACGGCGTCTGGTCGACCATCGGCTCCACCAATCTGGATATGCGCAGCTTCCTGCACAACGACGAAATCAATGCCGTCGTGCTCGACGCGGAGTTTGCCGGGCGCATGGAAGCCCTGTTCCAGCGCGACTTGCGGGAATCGTCGGAAATTACCCGTGAGCAGTGGAGCAGGCGCGGGCCGGTGGAACGCATCAAGGAATGGGCTGTGCAATTGTTCTCGTACTGGCTGTGACAACAAGCGGCGCTTGCCTGCCGATCCCGTCGAAATCTGCGAAGCGGCATGAACTTTGAGCGGCAACATTGATGTTTTCCTGTATGGTGCGCCGCAAACCTTGGGCAACGTCAAGTTTGAACCAAAATGACATCCCGACATCACATCGTGACTGCATGTGCAGGGATACTGCAAGACAACAACGATGAACATGTTCGCGATGGCAGCGCGCCGGCTGACCAAACATCCCCTGTCGGTTCTGGCGGCGCTCAGTGTGACCTGCCTGGTGCTGGCCTGCAGTGGCGGCGGCGGGGACGGCAGCAGCAGCAGCGGCAATAGTGGTGGTGAGGCCGCGAGCGCGCCCACTCCTCCCGCCAGCGGCGCGACCGCGACTCCTGCGGCCGGCGCTTCCGCCAGCGCCACGCTGCAAGTTCCCGACGCGCTGGCGTCGCCCCCCTTCGACACGAAACGCAGCCTGCAGGTGCCGCCGGGGTTCGGGATCCGGGTATGGGCGCGCGTGGGCGGCGCGCGCTTCATGGCGCTCGCGCCCAATGGCGACGTGCTGGTGTCGGTGCCGTCCGAGGGCAAGATCGTGCTGCTGCGCGAGCGCGCCGGCGACACGCCGCAAGTGTCGGACTTCGCCACCGGCCTGCACAATCCGCACGACATGGTGTTCCATGCCATCGCGGGACAAACCTATCTCTATGTCGCGGAATCGAACCGTATCAGCCGCTCCGTCTACCGCAGCGGCGACACGCAACGCGCCGACAGCGAAGTGGTGGTCGACGGCTTGCCCGACGATTCCACGCCGGAGTTGCGCGGCAGATATGGGCATGAGCTGAAAAACATTGCGCTCGGACCGGACGACAAGCTCTATGTCTCGATCGCCTCGACCTGCAATGCCTGCACCGAAGACACAACCAGCGATCCGGTGCGCGGCGCGATCTACCAATATACCGCCGACGGCAAGCAAGGCCGGCTGTTCGCGCGCGGCATACGCAATGCGGAAGGCCTCGATTTCATTCCGGGCACCAATGCGTTGTGGATGACCGTCAACGGCCGCGACGAGATCCGCGTTCCGCAAGACATCGATGTCGATGGAGACGGCAGCAGCGACCTGGGCAAGCTCATCGCCAGCTATGTCGACGAGCATCCGGCGGAAATTTTCTCTGTCGTGCGCGATGGCGGCAACTATGGCTGGCCCTTCTGCGACCAGGAGCAGAACGCCAGCATGTCCAACCTCGATGCGACCGCCGACTTCGAATTCAATCGCAACGGCGCGAACCTCGACTGTGGCGGCATCACCCGCGCCTCCAAGGGCATCCGTCCGCATGCCGCGCCGCTCGGCTTCAGCTTCCTGCACGACAGCAATGTGCCGGCGGCGTACCGCAAGGGTGCGGCGGTCGCGCTGCACGGCTGCTGGAACTGCACCAGCCTGCGCGCCGGCTACAAGGTCGTGTTTTTCCCGTTCGACGACGCCGGCAATGCGGGCGCCGAAATCGACCTGGTCACCGGCTTTGTCACCGATCCCGACGCGCGCGCGCTGTGGGGCCGCCCGGTCGATGTGATTGCCGATGGCCGCGGCAACCTGCTGATTTCCGACGATTTCGCCGGCGCGGTGTACCAGCTTTTTCCCTCGCCGTAGCGCAGTTTTACAGCGGCGCGGTAAGGCTTACCGGCCAACGGAGGACGTGCCGGCGGCCTTTGCCGGGCCAGACGCTGGCATGCATGCTGCATCACGCAAACCGCGCAGGCGTTCCCCGACTGCGCGGTTTGCTTCTTTTCGACTCCCTGTTCGATCCGCTTAACCTGTCCGACCAGTTCCACCCGTGCGCAACATGGGAAATCGCATCGCCTTCCTGCCGCCGCAGAAGCGGCGCTTCAACTGGGCCGGCTACCTGCTCGGCTTTGCGCTGGGCGGCTTTTTCGACGGCATCCTGCTGCACCAGATTCTCCAGTGGCATCATTTACTGAGCGGAATCACGCGCGCCCCGTTCGACCAGGCCGAGGTCCAGATCCTCGCCGACGGCGTGTTTCAAGCCGGCATGTGCGTCATTGCGGCGCTCGGCATGCGCAAGCTGCTGCAGGCGCGCTATGTCTTGATCGACCGGGCCTTCGACCGCGTGCTGGCGGCCGACGTGCTGATCGGCTTTGGCGTCTGGCACGTGGCGGACGGCATTCTGTCGAATTGGCTGCTGGGCCTGCACCATGTACGGATGGACGCGGCGGATTTTGCGTGGTGGGACGTGCTGTGGTTCCTGCTGTTCGGCGTGCTGGTTGTCACCGCCGGCATTGCCTTGCGCATCAGGCGCGAGCCGCCATCGGTCGACGACCGGAAAAAGCCCGACCGGCCTCGCTCGACGCCGGCCTAGAGGGTGTTATGAACTAGGGAAGGGGGCGCGTTCGAGCGAGAAGGGACGCAGGGCAAGGCGCGACGCGCCGCTCAGGGTGGCCCCCTGCGCAAGCGGCGCAACGCTGCAATGCGCCCCTTCTCGCTCGAACCCTTCGGGCATCCCCGGGAGCCGGCCGCCTGCGGTGTTGCGGCTCCTTGCCGTAGCACCGCTACGACGCGTCGCCGCGCCTTGCATTCTGCCGGCTTCCGGGGCTGCGCACCCCCTTCCCTAGTTCATAACACCCTCTGGTCAGAAGCCGACGGTCAGCCCGATGCCCACTCCGGAGTGCGGGAAATCCTGTGCATCCTCGATTTCCTGGATTTGCCGCAGTTGCTGCTCGATGAGCACCGACTGCGCGCGCGCCTGCTCCAGCAGCTGGAATTGCTGGGACGACGGCAGCTGTTCGAACAATTGCCCGCGCAGCTCCCCGGCCGGATGCACGACGGTGCCCACGTTGAAGTAATAGCGGCCATCGCGCAGGGCGCGCAGCTGGGCATCGCTGATGTCGGCGCGCACGGTCCAGGCGCCGCTGGCGGCTTCCTTGTTGAGCGCAAAGACGACCGGTCCGTTCACACCGCCGAAACCGTCCTGGATCCACGCCTGCGTATCGCCGATGCCGGTCACCACGATACTGGCGCGCAAGGTGCGGCCGCTCGAATCGACCGTCACCACGCCCGCGCCGGTACCGGCGCTGGACACCGGCGGTACCTCTTCCGCGCTGGTCAGCGTGGTGCTGAAGGCGAACGGCACATCGTCATGGCCGCCGCCGCAGGACGCCAGCAGCGGCAACGTCAGCGCCAGCGGCGCGAGCAAGCGCACAGCGAAAGAATGCATGACAAGTCCTCCTCGAACCTTGCTTCATGCTACGCCAAATCGCACGCGCCGGTCATGCGCTACCCCCAACTATGCGGCACCGGGTATCACTTCCTGCGCGGCGCGGTGAGCATCGATACCGTGATCAGGCTGCGGGTTTTCAGGTCGAGCCCGTCGCGGCACCAGACCGTGCCCCAGGCATTGCGCGTGACGAAGTCCTGCAGCGGCATCGTGAAGTCGGTTGCGTTGGCGAACGCCTTGTCGACGAAATCTTCGCCCATCACCTTCTTGCGCATCTGCAAGCCGTCCTGATACTGCTGGTCCTTGTTGTTCTGATCCATGCCGCGCCTCCGCTGATAAAAGGAGGATTTTAATTCAGCGCCAGGCCCATCGCGCCGCGCCTAGCCTTCACCGCCGCCAGAAAGCATGCGAGCGAAACCAGCGAGACGGCCAGCAGGATGAAAAGCATCCAGCGCGGCGCCGGATTGGCTTCGACAAACGCGGCCATCGCCAGCGGCCCGGCGGCCTTGGCCAACAGGGACGGCCCGGCCAGCGCGCCGGAAATGGCGCCATAGTTTTCGCGGCCGAACAGGCTTTGCGGTACGGTGCCGCGCACGATCGTCAGGATGCCGTTGCCCAGCCCGTACAGCATGCAGAACCCGGCGACCGCGAAGCGGTTCTCCCCGAATGCCAGCAAGGCCAGCAGGGCCGCCGGCAGGCAGGAAAACGTCAGCCGGCCCACCGTTTGCGGCAGCACGCGGTGGGCCAGCGCCATTTCGCCGAGGCGCCCGGCCACCTGCATCGGCCCGATCAGGGCCGCCACCAGCACGGCGGTGGCGGCCGGATGGCCGAAGCGCTGCAGCAGCGGAATCAGGTGCACCGACAGCGCCGAAAAGATGAACATGTTGGTGGCGAAGGCGAACGCCAGTTTCCAGAACGCCGGGTCGCGCAAGGCTTCATGCAGGGTATAGTTGCGCGCCGCCTGCCCGTCCCCGGCAGCGCGGCGCGCTCGTCCATCTCCGCCCGCGCCCAGCAGCGCATGCAGCGGCGCGCACAGCGCCAGGTGCGCGATACCATAGACCAGGAAGGTATGGCGCCAGCCGAGCGCGCCGTTCAACTGCAGCGTCAGCGGCCAGAACACGGTGCTGGCCAGTCCGCCGAACAGCGTCAGCACCGAGATCGCCTTGCGCGAATGCAGCAGGAATTCGCGGTTGATAGTGGCGAACGCCGCTTCGTACAGCACCATCGCCATCGCGACGCCGACCATGCTCCACGCAACGAAGTACAGTGCGACCGAATGCGCCATGGCCAGCATGACCATGCCGCCGCCGGCCAGCAGTGAGCCGCAGCTCATCACGGCACGCCCGCCGAAGCGGTCGATCAGCATGCCGACCGGCGTGGCCGCCAGGCCGGCTGCCAGCAGGCTCCAGGAATAGGCGCCGAACACCACGCCGGTGGACCAGCCGAACTCGCGCTGGATATCGTGCGCGACGATGGCAAACGCGTAGTACAGCGAACCCCAGGACACGATTTGCGTGACCGCCAGGAGACGGACGAGGCGCCAGGGTTCTTTGTTGTCCATGCGAATGTTTTTTGGTGGAGTCTTGTAGTGTAACGCATGGCCGTCCGTATCATTTTCGATCCGCGCATGCTTCTTGCATCGGTAACCGATCGCCAATACGCCGAACAATCAGGCCTGCCATGGATGCACCTGTGCACGCTGAAAAACCGTTGATACGCAAGGAAAGACTTTCCGGGAAAAAGCTCATCAAATGGGTGGCGATCGCCGCGCTGCTGATCCTCGCCGCCATCTTCGGCTACCGCTACTGGCGCCACGGCCAGCTGTACGCCGACACCGACAATGCCTACATCAATGCCAACACGGTCGAAATCGCCGCCCAGGTCGGCGGCAAGGTCACGCAAGTCTTTGTACGCGACAACCAGAAGGTGAAGGCCGGCGGGGCGCTGTTCGAGATCGATCCCGAGCCCTACCGGCTGGCGCTGGAAAAGGCGCAGGCGCAGCTGCAGCTGGCCGGACAGGCGGTCGGCCAGCAAAGCGCGGCGGTGGCCGCCGCCGAGGCGCAGGTCAACCAGCGCAAGGCGGAACTGCAGATTGCGCAATCGAACAACCGGCGCGAGCAACAGCTGGTGCGGCAAGGCTTCCTGTCGAAACAGGGCGCCGAAACCGCCCGTACCCAGGTCGCCACGGCCGAAGCGGCGCTGCGCGCGGCGCAAGCCAACCTGGAACAGGCGCGCAGCACGCTGGGCGCCACCGGCGAACGCAATGCGACCGTGCAGGCGGCGCAGGCCGCCGTCGACCAGGCCCGGCTCGACCTGGAACACACCCATGTCGCGGCGCCCACCGACGGCAGCATCGCCAACCTGTCTCTGCGTCCGGGCAACACCGTGCAGCCCGGCGCGCCCCTGTTCGCACTCATCGCCAGCCAGGAATACTGGGCCGACGCCAATTTCAAGGAAACCGAGCTGGAGCGCATCCGGCCCGGCGAAGCTGCCACGGTCACCGTCGACATGTATCCCGACCACCCGTTCCACGGCGTGGTGGAAAGCGTCAGCGGCGGCGCCGGCACGGCCTTCTCGCTGCTGCCGCCGCAGAATGCGACCGGCAACTGGGTCAAGGTCACGCAGCGCGTGCCGGTGCGGGTGCGTATCACCGATCCCGATCCTGCCTACCCGCTGCGCATCGGCACCACGGCCACCGTCGAGGTGGCGGTTCGCGACAACCGCTGAGGACGACGCATGTACCGCAAGATCCTGCTTTGCTACGACGGCTCGGTCGAAGGCCGCAATGCGTTGAAGGACGGTGCCGACGTGGCGCTGTGCATGCAGGCCGAGGCGCACCTGCTGGCCATCATCCGCACCCTGGCCGGGCGCACCATCCCCGAGGGAGTCAGCGCAACCTCGATCGAGCAGGAAAACGACGAAGCCTCCCGCATCCTGAAGGAAGGCGTCGCCTGGCTCAAGGAGCGCGGGCTCGACGCGCACGGCTATATCGCCTTCGGCGACCCGATCGCGCAGATCGACGCGGCCGCGCGCGCGCTTGGCGTCGACCTGATCGTGCTCGGGCACCGCCACCGCAGCCGGCTGGCGCGCTGGTGGAGCGACGCCGAGGATGCGACGCTGCTGGAGCGCGCGCCGTGCAGCATCCTGGTGGCGGTGGCGCCGCCGATAATATGACGCAGGAGACCGACAAGGCCGCGCGCCTGATGATCACGCTGGCGGTGATGTCCGCCACGCTGATCCAGGTGCTCGACACCACCATCGTCAATGTCGCACTGCCGCACATGCAGGGCGAGCTGGGCGCGACCACCGACCAGATCAGCTGGGTCTTGACCAGCTACCTGGTGACGGCCGCCATCTTCATGCCGCTGACCGGCTATTTTTCCGACATCCTCGGGCGCAAGCGCTACCTGCTGGTGTGCATCGCCGGCTTCGTCGGCGCCTCGGCCCTGTGCGGCATCGCCGGCAACGTGGTGCAGATCGTGCTGTACCGCATGTTGCAGGGCATGTTCGGCGCGGCGCTGGTGCCGCTGTCGCAAGCCATCATGAGCGACGCCTACCCGCCCGAAGAGCGCGGCAAGGCGATGGCGCTGTGGGGCCTGGGCGTGATGGTCGGGCCGGTGCTGGGGCCGACCCTGGGCGGGTGGCTGACCGAAGTGGCGAGCTGGCGCTGGACGTTTTACATCAACGTGCCGGTGGGCGCACTGTCGTTTTTCCTGGCCTCGCAGTTCGTGCCGGAGACGCAAAGGAAGGCGCGCAAGATGGACTGGCCGGGGCTGGCGCTATTGGCCGCCGGCGTGGCCGGCTCGCAGTACGCGCTCGACCGCGGCAACTTGCAGGACTGGCTGGCGGCCACCGACATCCGCGTATCGGCCCTGCTCGGGGTGGTCGGCCTGGCCGGCTTCGCCTGGTACAGCCTGCGCGCCAAGGAGCGCGCGCTGTTCGACATCCGCATCTTCACCGACCGCAACTTCGCCACCGCCTGCCTGGTCATCGCGCTCCTGGGCCTGGGCATGTTCGGCACCATCGTGGTCCAGCCGATCCTGCTGGAGCGGCTGCTGAACTACCCGATCCTGACCACCGGCATGATCATGGCGCCGCGCGGCATCGCCACCGCCATCAGCATGCTGATCGTCGGGCGCCTGGTCGGCCGCACCGACGCGCGCCTGCTGGTCGGCGCCGGCATGGCGATCAGCGCGGTCGGCTCGCACTTCATGACGCATTACTCGCTCGACGTCGACGCCTTCTGGATCATCTGGCCAGCCATGCTGCAGGGCCTGGGCATGGGCCTGATCTTCGTGCCGCTGTCGACGATCGCCTACGCCACGCTGCCGCGCGCGCGCATGGCCGAAGCCGCCGGCCTGTACAGCCTGGTGCGCACCATGGGCTCGGCCATCGGCATCTCGATCGTCACCACGCTGCTGTCGCGCCAGGGGCAGGTCTTATGGAACGAACTCGGCGGCCGCCTGACCCGCTTCAATCCGGCCGTGCGGCACTACCTGCAGGGGTTGCACCTGGCGCCGGACAGCCCGAAGGCCGCCGCCCTGATGGCCGAACAGATGGCGCGGCAAGCCGAGATGCTGGCGATGATCGACGTGTTCCAGCTCATTACCTGGAGCTTCGTGGCGATGCTGCCGCTGGTGTTCTTGCTGAAGAAGAAGCAGGCGGGCGGCGGGCCGATTCCGGTCGCAGCGGAATAAGCCCGCGTCTATAGCAAACCGAGTTCGAGGCGGGTCTCTTCCGACATCGAGTCGATGCTCCACGGCGGCTCCCACACCAGTTCGACGTGCACCGACTGCACGCCCGGCACTTCGGCCACGCGCGCCTCGACTACCGAGGGGAAGGTGCCTGCCACCGGGCAGGCCGGCGCGGTCAGCGTCATCTCGATCTCGACGTTCCCCTGCGGGTCGATGTCGAGCACGTAGATCAGGCCAAGGTCGAGGATGTTGACGTGGATTTCAGGATCGTAGATCGTGCGCAGCACGGTGACGATATCCTGCCGCAGCTCTTCCTCGGCGTCGTGCGATTCAGCGGGCGCTTGCATGTTCATTCTCCATTTTCATTCGGTCGACACCGACACGGCGCTGTCCTGCGCGGCGCGCTCCTTCAGCGCGGCCTGCAGCGTGTGCCAGGCCAGCGTGGCGCACTTGACCCGCGCCGGGAACTCGCGCACGCCGGCCAGCACTTCCAGCTTGCCCAGCGCCGGGTCCGGCTCGGCGTCATCCTGCGTGACCATCTGGTGGAACTGCTGGAACAGGCGCTCGGCCTCGTCGAGCGTTTTGCCCTTCAGGGCATCGGTCATCAGCGACGCCGACGCCGTCGAGATGGCGCATCCGGCGCCCTCGAAGCTCACATCCTCGATCACGCCGCCGGCCACCTGCAGGTAGACGGTGAGCTGGTCGCCGCACAACCGGTTGTGGCCGTGCGCGACATGGTTGGCACCGGCCAGCGCATGGAAGTTGCGCGGCTTTTTGTAGTGGTCGAAGATCACTTCCTGGTAGAGATCGCGCAAGTCGCTCATCGCTGAAACATCTCCTGTACCCGAACCAGCGCCGCCGCCAGCGCATCGACTTCGGCGCGCGTGTTGTACAGCGCGAACGAGGCGCGCGCGGTGCCGGCGATGCCGAAGCGCTGCATCACCGGCATGGCGCAGTGATGGCCGGCGCGGATCGCCACGCCGTCATGGTCGAGGATGGTGCCGATGTCGTGCGGGTGCACGCCGTCCAGCGTGAAGGAAAGGATGCTGGCCTTTTCGCGCGCGGTGCCGACGATTTTCAGCCCGGCAATCGCGCGCACTTGCGCAGTGGCGTACTTCAGCAAGGCCCGCTCATGCGCGGCGATGGCGTCGAGGCCCAGCGCCGCCACGTAGTCGAGCGCCTCGCCCAGCGCGATGGCGCCGGCAATGTTGGGCGTGCCGGCCTCGAACTTGTAGGGCAGCTCGTTGTACTCGGTCTGGCCGAAGGTGACCGAGCGTATCATGTCGCCGCCGACCTGGTAGGGCGGCATCGCTTCGAGCAGCGCCGCCTTCCCGTACAGCACGCCGATGCCGGTCGGGCCGTAGATCTTGTGCCCGGAAAACGCATAGAAATCGACGTCAAGCGCGCGCACGTCCACGCCCAGGTGCGCGATCGCCTGCGCGCCGTCGAGCAGCACAGGAACCTTGTGCGCATGCGCGATCTCGATAATGCGCTCGACCGGCGTGATGGTGCCCAGCGCGTTGGACAGGTGGGTGACGGCGACAAGCCGGGTTCCCGGCCCGATCAGCCGCTCGAACATGTCGAGGTCGAGCTCGCCGGCGTCGTTGATCGGCGCCACCCGCAGCTCCGCGCCTGTCTGCGCACACGCCATCTGCCACGGCACGATGTTGGAATGGTGTTCCATCGCGCTGATGAGCACGTTGTCGTCCGGCCCCAGGCGCACCCGTGCATGGCTTTGCGCGACCAGGTTGATGGCCTCAGTGGTGCCGCGCACGAACACGATTTCCTGCGCCGACGCGGCGTTGATGAAGCGCCGCACCTTCTCGCGCGCCGCCTCGTAGCGGTCGGTGGCGCGCTGGCTCAACGCGTGCACGCCCCGGTGCACATTGGCGTTATCGTGGCGGTAGAACGCCGCCTCGGCCTCGATCACGGCCTGCGGCTTGTGGGTGGTGGCCGCATTGTCGAGATATACCAGCGGCTTGCCGTGCACGCTCTCGCGCAACACCGGAAAGTCGGCGCGCCAGCGCGCGACGGCGTCGTCCTGGGACAATCGCAGCACTTCCGATTCCATTTTCATCACAGTCCTCCGATTCGTTCTTGCTGAGGCAGCCGCGCCAGCAGCAATTGTTCGAGCCGCGCGCGCAGCGAGGCGACCCGGATGCGCTCGATGACGTCATGGGCGAACGCATGCACCAGCAGGCTTCTCGCCGCCGCCTCGGCGATGCCGCGCGAGCGCAGGTAAAACAGCTGCGTCTCGTCGAGCTGGCCGACCGTGGCGCCATGGTTGCACTTGACGTCGTCGGCGAAGATTTCCAGCTGCGGCTTGGTGTCGACCTCGGCCTCGCGCGAGAGCAGCAGGTTGTGGTTGGCCTGGTAGGCATTGGTCTTTTGCGCGCCCGGGTGCACGATCACCTTGCCGTTGAAGACCGCGTGCGCGTGCCCGTCGAGCACGCCGCGATAGTGCTCGCTGCTGGTGCCGTTGGGCTGGCGGTGGTCGATGCGGGTGTGGGTGTCGACATGCTGGCTGCCGCCCACCAGGTACAGTCCGTTGAGCGTGGCCTCGCAGCCGGCGGCATCGAACACGGTGCTGATGTCGTTGCGCGTCAGCGCGCCGCCCAGCGTGAATGCGTGCGAGGCGATGCGGCTGTCGCGCTGCTGGCGCGCATGGATGCCGGCGATGTGAAACGCCTCGGCGCCGTCCTGCTGCAGCTTGTGGTGCTCGACGGCGGCGCCGGGCGCGGCGAAGATGCGCGTGACGACGTTATTGAAGTAACACGCGCCGTCGGCGCCGACAAAATGTTCGATCACGGTCGCCTGCGCGCCTTCTTCGGCCACGATGAAGTTGCGCAGGTGGTGCGCGGCGCCTTCCTCGGTGGCGATGAACAGCAGGTGCAGCGGCGCTTCCAGCACGGTGCCGCGCGCCAGGCGCAGCCATGCGCCGTCGGCCATGAAGGCGGCGTTCAGGGCGTCGAACGCGGCCTGCGGCTCGCCATGGTTGTCGCCTGCGAGGTAGGGCTGCAGCGCTTCCGGGTCGGCGTCGAGCATGTGC is a window from the Noviherbaspirillum sp. UKPF54 genome containing:
- a CDS encoding MFS transporter; this translates as MDNKEPWRLVRLLAVTQIVSWGSLYYAFAIVAHDIQREFGWSTGVVFGAYSWSLLAAGLAATPVGMLIDRFGGRAVMSCGSLLAGGGMVMLAMAHSVALYFVAWSMVGVAMAMVLYEAAFATINREFLLHSRKAISVLTLFGGLASTVFWPLTLQLNGALGWRHTFLVYGIAHLALCAPLHALLGAGGDGRARRAAGDGQAARNYTLHEALRDPAFWKLAFAFATNMFIFSALSVHLIPLLQRFGHPAATAVLVAALIGPMQVAGRLGEMALAHRVLPQTVGRLTFSCLPAALLALLAFGENRFAVAGFCMLYGLGNGILTIVRGTVPQSLFGRENYGAISGALAGPSLLAKAAGPLAMAAFVEANPAPRWMLFILLAVSLVSLACFLAAVKARRGAMGLALN
- a CDS encoding universal stress protein, translating into MYRKILLCYDGSVEGRNALKDGADVALCMQAEAHLLAIIRTLAGRTIPEGVSATSIEQENDEASRILKEGVAWLKERGLDAHGYIAFGDPIAQIDAAARALGVDLIVLGHRHRSRLARWWSDAEDATLLERAPCSILVAVAPPII
- a CDS encoding HlyD family secretion protein, with amino-acid sequence MDAPVHAEKPLIRKERLSGKKLIKWVAIAALLILAAIFGYRYWRHGQLYADTDNAYINANTVEIAAQVGGKVTQVFVRDNQKVKAGGALFEIDPEPYRLALEKAQAQLQLAGQAVGQQSAAVAAAEAQVNQRKAELQIAQSNNRREQQLVRQGFLSKQGAETARTQVATAEAALRAAQANLEQARSTLGATGERNATVQAAQAAVDQARLDLEHTHVAAPTDGSIANLSLRPGNTVQPGAPLFALIASQEYWADANFKETELERIRPGEAATVTVDMYPDHPFHGVVESVSGGAGTAFSLLPPQNATGNWVKVTQRVPVRVRITDPDPAYPLRIGTTATVEVAVRDNR
- the cls gene encoding cardiolipin synthase, with amino-acid sequence MNIAAHAPRFSHRLTWCIIVFIVGIVVACATLPDVGYLQAREAAPASAPTIVNAHGELAQGKKQALLNNLEDKTGASDILTKHVAVEEAISGAPLVAGNKVVLLDDGPITMRAMMNAIRAARDHINLETYIFEDDEVGRALADLLIEKQAAGVRVNLIYDSAGTIDTAREFFGRLRAAGVSTLEFNPVNPLHTGGDWELNQRDHRKLLVVDGRIAFTGGVNISKVYGKSSFLKSRRQAPPKDAKEAAWRDTHMQIEGPAVAEFQKLFLETWRRKTGRPPGDAHYFPPLTAQGTALVRAIGSTPEHADYTIYKTYVSALANADKTAHLTTAYFVPDRQILRAMQDAARRGVDVSIVFPSFTDVGMILYAGRAYYDELLEAGIKIYERKDAMLHAKTAVIDGVWSTIGSTNLDMRSFLHNDEINAVVLDAEFAGRMEALFQRDLRESSEITREQWSRRGPVERIKEWAVQLFSYWL
- a CDS encoding sorbosone dehydrogenase family protein, which gives rise to MNMFAMAARRLTKHPLSVLAALSVTCLVLACSGGGGDGSSSSGNSGGEAASAPTPPASGATATPAAGASASATLQVPDALASPPFDTKRSLQVPPGFGIRVWARVGGARFMALAPNGDVLVSVPSEGKIVLLRERAGDTPQVSDFATGLHNPHDMVFHAIAGQTYLYVAESNRISRSVYRSGDTQRADSEVVVDGLPDDSTPELRGRYGHELKNIALGPDDKLYVSIASTCNACTEDTTSDPVRGAIYQYTADGKQGRLFARGIRNAEGLDFIPGTNALWMTVNGRDEIRVPQDIDVDGDGSSDLGKLIASYVDEHPAEIFSVVRDGGNYGWPFCDQEQNASMSNLDATADFEFNRNGANLDCGGITRASKGIRPHAAPLGFSFLHDSNVPAAYRKGAAVALHGCWNCTSLRAGYKVVFFPFDDAGNAGAEIDLVTGFVTDPDARALWGRPVDVIADGRGNLLISDDFAGAVYQLFPSP
- a CDS encoding iron-sulfur cluster assembly protein produces the protein MQAPAESHDAEEELRQDIVTVLRTIYDPEIHVNILDLGLIYVLDIDPQGNVEIEMTLTAPACPVAGTFPSVVEARVAEVPGVQSVHVELVWEPPWSIDSMSEETRLELGLL
- a CDS encoding DUF2243 domain-containing protein encodes the protein MGNRIAFLPPQKRRFNWAGYLLGFALGGFFDGILLHQILQWHHLLSGITRAPFDQAEVQILADGVFQAGMCVIAALGMRKLLQARYVLIDRAFDRVLAADVLIGFGVWHVADGILSNWLLGLHHVRMDAADFAWWDVLWFLLFGVLVVTAGIALRIRREPPSVDDRKKPDRPRSTPA
- a CDS encoding CHRD domain-containing protein, which translates into the protein MHSFAVRLLAPLALTLPLLASCGGGHDDVPFAFSTTLTSAEEVPPVSSAGTGAGVVTVDSSGRTLRASIVVTGIGDTQAWIQDGFGGVNGPVVFALNKEAASGAWTVRADISDAQLRALRDGRYYFNVGTVVHPAGELRGQLFEQLPSSQQFQLLEQARAQSVLIEQQLRQIQEIEDAQDFPHSGVGIGLTVGF
- a CDS encoding DHA2 family efflux MFS transporter permease subunit, with amino-acid sequence MTQETDKAARLMITLAVMSATLIQVLDTTIVNVALPHMQGELGATTDQISWVLTSYLVTAAIFMPLTGYFSDILGRKRYLLVCIAGFVGASALCGIAGNVVQIVLYRMLQGMFGAALVPLSQAIMSDAYPPEERGKAMALWGLGVMVGPVLGPTLGGWLTEVASWRWTFYINVPVGALSFFLASQFVPETQRKARKMDWPGLALLAAGVAGSQYALDRGNLQDWLAATDIRVSALLGVVGLAGFAWYSLRAKERALFDIRIFTDRNFATACLVIALLGLGMFGTIVVQPILLERLLNYPILTTGMIMAPRGIATAISMLIVGRLVGRTDARLLVGAGMAISAVGSHFMTHYSLDVDAFWIIWPAMLQGLGMGLIFVPLSTIAYATLPRARMAEAAGLYSLVRTMGSAIGISIVTTLLSRQGQVLWNELGGRLTRFNPAVRHYLQGLHLAPDSPKAAALMAEQMARQAEMLAMIDVFQLITWSFVAMLPLVFLLKKKQAGGGPIPVAAE